Part of the Novipirellula artificiosorum genome, ACGGGCTTGCCGCCAACGAAAACGCAGGTCGATCGATTCGTTGCATCGGACCGGCCCGATTCCTTTGAACGGGTGGTCGATGCGCTCCTTGCATCGCCGGAGTTTGGTGAACGGTTTGGCCGTCACTGGCTCGACGTGGCCCGCTACGCCGATACGGTGGGGTATGCTTTGGCGGGCAAGGAACGACGGATCAAAGGCAGCCATCGATACCGTGATTGGGTGATTCACGCTTTTGCCAGCGACATGCCTTACAGCGAAATGATCTTGCATCAACTTGCTGGCGATCGGACGGATCCTCAAAACGAAGCCGGCAACCTCGATGCAATGGGCTTTCTAACGATCGGACGCCGATTTTTGAATCCGCTCGATACGATGGATGACCGGATTGACGTGATCTCGCGAGGGCTATTGGGGATGACGGTCAGTTGTGCTCGATGCCATGACCACAAATTTGATCCCATCCCCGCAGCGGATTACTACGCACTGTTCGGGATCCTGCACAGCAGCAGGCAGAACGAAGACGGGCCGAGTCCGTTGATGATGACCGATGTTGAAAAGCCTCACGACAGCCCGATTCTGTTACGAGGTCAAGCGGGAAACCGCGGCGAAATCGCGCCACGCCAATACTTGACCGCGTTGCGTACCGTGAGTGATTCTCCGTTTACCGATGGAAGTGGTCGTTTGGAGTTCGCAACCAAAATTGCTGCGTCCGACAACCCGCTGACCTCGCGCGTGATCGTGAATCGGTTATGGGGTCATTTGATCGGCAAACCGCTTGTGGATTCGACGAGTGACCTGGGCATTCGAACCGATCGACCAAGGATCGCGGAGGTGTTGGAGGAGTTTTCGGCCGATTTCTCACAGCACCAAAGTATCAAGAAGACCGTGCGGCGGATCGTCCTGAGCCGGATTTACCAGCAATCGGCGGACGCCAACCGCGATGGCGTGGAAAAAGATCCTGATAATCAACTGCTCGCTCGCGCGAACCGCCGCCGACGTGACTTTGAATCGCTTCGAGATTCGCTGTTGCAGGTTTCGGGATCGCTGGACCAAACGATCGGTGGTGAACCGGTTGAGATCACGTTGCCAATGCCCACCAACCGCCGCACGGTTTATGCGTTGATCGATCGCCAGAACTTGCCAGGCGTGTTTCGCACGTTTGATTTTGCCAGTCCCGACACGCACTCGCCGCAACGCTACTTCACGACTGTGCCTCAGCAATCGTTGTATCTGATGAACAGTCCCCAGGTCGTCGAGCTGGCTCGCAGAACCGCAGCGAAAGTGCGTGCCGTCTGCGAAACTTGTGACGAAGCCACCTTAGCGAGCACGTTGGTAGAACAAGTGCTCGCTCGCGAGTTGAGGGAATCCGAGTTCACCCCATTTGTGGCGTTTTTGAAGCAGCCCGTTTCCGAAGCGGACCCGATTGAGGATCCGCGGCGGTTTTGGACCCACGGGACCGCGACGCTCGACCCAACCGAAGGTGTCCACCATTTCAAGCCTTTTGGCATCTTTCAAAAAGGTCAATGGCAAACGGAAGCCGCATTTCCTGCCGATGGCCCCTTCGGGTACGCAAGCCTAAGCCGTGAAGGTGGGCACCCCGGGCGCCAGAAAGATGGGGCCGTGGTCCGCAGATGGACATCGCCCCAATCCGGCGTCGTCACCCTTCGCGGCACGCTGGGTCACCGGTCCGATCAGGGTGATGGTGTGCTGATGGAAATTTGGTGCGATGGGAAGCGGCTGTTTGGTGGCGTGCAGAAAGGAAGTAATCGGCCCTACGGCCCGATCACGGTTGAGGTTGAGAGAGGGGACGCGATCGATTTCGCTGCAAACTGTCATCAAACGGACGCTTTCGATTCCTTCGCTTGGCGGGTTCAGTTGAAGCTGACTCGCGACGGCGACAGGGGAATTGCAACCGATTCGGTTCGAGACTTTGATGGTCCGATCCGCACGACAGAACTCGAGCCACTCGATCGGCTTGAGCAGCTTGCTCAGGTGCTATTGATGAGTAACGAATTCGCGTTTGTGGATTGACCGTTCCGATCGAGACTGTACTTTTGAACCCCTTTGCCGGTCGCATTCATGTCGGCTGCGGTGACAGCGATCACCGAACGTGTACTGAGATTTGCCACTCGAGCGCCCCGTGGAACCGAAGGCCGCAGCACGGTCTCATCCTACCGCTGGACCGATGACAAAAAAATGGTGGAATTACCAAGAAACTCGGTCGTGGTTGGGATCCTTGGCGAAACTTTGCAAAGTGGTGGTGGTTTCAATTCTAATCAGCTTGCCGCGAATCGATCCAAAGGGTCCAAGAAGGCAGGCCATCCTGTCGTTCTACACTACTCTTTCGGGGAAACACGTCAATGAAAATGAAACACATCGTGGCTAGCTTCTTTGCTGTCGCAGCCTTGGCTTTAATGGTGGGCGACGCGTGCGCTCAAGGTGGTCGTGGTGGCGGACCGGGTGGCGGTGGCCCCGGCGGAGGAGGTTTTGGGGGACGAGGTGGCGGCCCCGGTGGGGGTGAATCGAGTAGTGGTGAAGCCATGGTCGGACTGCTGAGAATCGAAGAGGTCCGCGCCGAGTGTGAGCTCATGCCCGATCAAGAGGAAGCGTTGAAGAAGATTCAGGACGACAGTCGAACCGAACGGCCCGATTTTGATTTCCGCAACGCGAGCGAAGCGGAACGAACCAAGTTCTTCGAGAAGATGCAAGAGGAACGCGCCGAGCGGGCAAAGAAAATCGAGGGTCAGTTGGACCAAGTGCTGATGCCTGCCCAGATGAAGCGTCTGAAGCAAATTGCGCTGCAGGTGCGAGGCGTGGGTGCGCTCAGCGACCCCGAGATTCAGAAGGAACTCGAAGTAACCGATGCTCAAAAGAAGGAAATGGAAGAGGTTCGCACTCGAGTTCAGGAAGAGATCCGGAGCAAGATGCAAGAGCTGATGCAATCGGGTGATCGTGATCGCGAAGCGATGCAAGAAGCGTTCTCCAAGGTTCGCACCGAAATTGAAGACAAGGTTTTGGCGGTGCTGACTTCGGACCAAAAGGCCAAGTTCGAAGAGATGAAGGGCGAGGCCTTTAAAATGCCTGAAGGCGTTCGTGGAGGCGGATTCATGGGCCGTGGCGGTGCACAAGGTGGTCAAGGCCGTGGCGGTGCACAGGGTGGTCAAGGCCGTGGCGGTGCACAGGGTGGTCAAGGCCGTGGCGGTGCACAGGGTGGCCAAGGTGGCCGTGGCGCACGACGTCCCGCTGGAGCCGGCAATTAGCCAAACTCGGGACGCGACGAAGCGCTCCGTCGCTCCGATAGGGGCAGGCTCCGAAACGAGTCTGCCCCGTTTTTTTTAGAAACTCGCAATGCCGTGATCAGACAGTTTCGAGCGCGGTTCCCTACCCTTCGCTGTTTAGCTTTCGCCTAGCCAATCGAACACCGATTGGCTCGCCAAACGCTCGCGGCGGAGACGCTGCTCGGGGTCGTCGTCGATCAAGCCGCCCAGTGGGATCAGACCGGTCGAGGGAGTCGACAATTCAATCGGCTGGTATTGTTCGAACGCTTGCATGCGTTCGAAGCCCCGAGCGATTCGCTCACTGCCATCTTCGCTTGTCCATTGAAGCCGGTCGCTTTGACGATCCCATTGGCTGGCGGAATCATCGGTGTAAAGGTTGGCGATATCTTCGCCACCGTTGATTGCGAACGCTTCGATGGATTGGAATCCACGAGCACTTGCTTGATACCCGGGGCCATTGATCATCGAGCGGCTTGATGAAATGTTCATCGTGTCGTCGCCCACCGAATCATACAGCGATGCCGAATCGTGCCCGCCCGCCGTTGAGTAGGCATAGAGTCGCTCAAAACCGTATGCAGCTTGAAACGTATCTTTGCTGCGCAGACTGGAGAATTGGGGTTTGACCGAGAGCGTGTCATCGCCTTCGGAGTCACTCAGAAAAGCATGGTCTTCGCCGCCCGCGTTGGCATGCACATAGATGCGATCGACTTGGTTGACTTGAAACTCAAATCCAACACCCGACAACCGTGCGCTGTTTGGCTGTGAACGCAAAATGTCATTGCCAATCGAATCATAGAGCGTTGCTCGATCGGGACCGCCACCTCCGTCAAAAACGACCGATTCCACACCTCGTAATTCAATTTCGAAGGTGTTGGTCGACAAACGGCTGATCCCATCCGTCGTCGATCCCGGAAACAGGATCAGACGTTCGGCCTGGTTCGACCCAAGAATCTGTAGCGAGTCAGCGCCAGCGCCAACATCGATCGAGAACGGCGTTTCAGCGGATAGGGGCGAATCGAAACGATAAAGTTGACCAGCGTTACGAAGTTCGATTCCGTTGCGAAGGTCCAAGACATACGAATCGTTCTCGTTCGAACCGAGAAAATGTTTCCCGTCAAAGTCAGCGAGGTTTGTGTCCACGCTCTCCGGCGCAGCGGTATCGTGATTCAAGGGATGGATGGATGCTTGCAAGTCGATCACCGAGTAGGACACGCCCGTTTGCGGATCGGTCTTCGTTGCGGCTCCGTCATGCAGTCGGGCGAGGATGTCGTCAGCCGATGGTTCAAGGCCTTGGTCGATCATCGATTGACGAACCAGCATGGAGGCGGCAGCGATTTGCGGCGTCGCCATACTGGTTCCATCGAGCGTGGCAAAATCATCGATGTGTCCGTCCCATCCATAAACATGTTCGGGGACGGCGCTACGGATCGATTCACCGCTGGTGGCAAGCAAACCACTGGCGCGTTGCGAGAAAGAACTGAGCAGCCCCGTGTCGTCGACCGACCCAACCGCGACGACCGACTCGCTCGAAGCGGGAAACATCAAGGAAGTGTCATGAACCGAATGACCGAAGAAATTTCCTGCAGCGGCGAAGACCAAGATGTTGTCCTCACGCAGTAGTTGCAGTTCGTCTGCTAAGAGGCTGCGAGCTTCTGCCAAGTTATCGGCATTCAACGCGGCTCCCACCGACAAGTTGACGGTGGTGATGGGCGAGTCAAAGCTGTTTCGATGCTCGTGAACCCACTTGAGCGACGATTCGATCCAGGCCAATTCTCCGCGACCGGCGTCATCGAAGACGCGAAGGGCAACCAGATCGGCTCCAGGAGCGACGCCGGAGAATCCTTCCGATTCGCCCGCCAGCAAGCCGGCGACGTGCGAACCGTGAAACCCAGCAGGGCCATCGTCGTAAGGATTCGAGTCGTTTTCGGCGAAATCCCAGCCGCCAACGACTCGGTACCCTGGTCCGAAACCACCGCCAAGCGCGACATGATCCCATGCGACGCCGCTGTCGATGACTGCCACCGTCTGGCCATGGCCGTCCAAGGGCGTGGTTGCCGTGTCGGCAGCCAGGGCGCGAAGATCGGCGGCTTGTTCCAGGAGGTCCGGACGCTGGGTGTTCTCGCTCGGATGGATCGACGGCAGCAGCGGCTCGGTCGTGTCGTCAGCCGTGTCGATGTGCAGCGGAAGGACTTCGAGCAACAGATCGCCCGGTAGACTGGCCGACAACGCATACCGCTCTTCGCAGGCTTGGATGGAATCGTCGGTCTCGAATGCGTTCCGATCGTGAAGGGAGGGGGCGTTTCTACGATTCGTCATCAAATCAAGCGATCCGCTTCGGGTTGAATAGGTGGCCCCTCGGACACGGTGGTCCGGGTCGAGCGTGACTCGGTGTTTCGGCGGCTGCCAAAGAAAGCCTAGATCGCAGACTCGCCCACCACCTACCTAACCCGACTTTCTCAACAACCAATCGATCGAGGTGGTCGGAATTGCCGACACAATATGACGAGTCGTCATATCTGTTACCGCGAAAGCTGGATTTGCGAGGCCTCCGACCGATGTCGCTGCTGAAACTTTGGAATTCTCTGTGTGGGCGATCCTCTGAAGCGAAAAAACAACCGCTCGATGGTGGTCCTGACGAGAAGAGCCAATCGGCTGCCTCGACGGCCCAGGGGACTCCGGAACGGGCGGCCAGCGAAAAGCTGGATCCCAAGCCCAGTCGCAGTCGGTTCGGATTGAACATCGGCTCAGGCCGGAACTCGGATTCGGGGCTCTGTAAGCTGCTGAAGCCGTTGGAAATCAACACGTTACTGGAAGTGGGCGTCGGTGATGGGGCGCGGGCGGTTGCAATCGTCTCGAGCCTTCAACGATCCCGACCCGACGCGAAGTTGCGTTATGCGGCCATCGACCAGTTCGAATTGGGGGAGGGCGCGGTCACGCTGATGCAGTTTCACAAGCGAGTCCGGGCCGAGGGAATCTCGCCACAAATCTTCCCTGACGCTGTCGACCAAGGGTTGATGCGGTTGTCGCACACCATCGGTCGAGTCGACGTGGTTGTCATGGGGTTGTCAGCGGAAAAGTGGCAAACTCCGCCAACGCTGGGGATGCTTCGACGGGTTTGCCATGAAAAAACCTCCATCTTTTACAGCGATGATGGCACCTGGAAATCGTACCAGCTGGTGTCGGATCGAGTCCGCAAAGCAGCGTAAATCCATTTGAGAGCGGTTTGTATCGATCGTAGCGATTACGGAGTTCCGCGGGCGTGTTCGCCGATCAAATTGCCGGCATTCGCAACGATTTGACACCGTCCTAAGAGCTAGGTTTGGGAAGCAATTGTCATTGCCCCGAGGCGACACCCGCCTCGAGACGCAAGCTCGAGCCACCCGCTTCCTTTGATCGTCGTGATAACCATGCAAGGACTTCAGCTTACCTATACACAATTGGCCGGTTCTTCAAATCGGGCGGCGGTCGACGTACTTGTCAGCATGATCGATCATCCAAATCCGGCCACGCGGTTGATGACGATTCAAGCGCTGCTTCGTCGAAGTGAACCGGAGTGTGGCGAAGCCGTTTTGTCACGTTGGGAATCCTTGGACTTGGAA contains:
- a CDS encoding PSD1 and planctomycete cytochrome C domain-containing protein — protein: MPLTAPLKRVLVCRPIVFSAIVLALLCSMPSPVGADAPGPTREGLDFFETSIRPLLVDHCYECHSREADEKAGDLYLDSATAMLRGGARGSVLSRQNPIDSLFLTAIRYDDADLQMPPDGKLDSEVIQTFQRWIEMGAPDPRGEVTEPTVLSGSPMDKDPRSHWAFVRPVFPEPSSRIDDASQDRIDAFAADDAAAIGLEIVDQASKPTLIRRVYFDLTGLPPTKTQVDRFVASDRPDSFERVVDALLASPEFGERFGRHWLDVARYADTVGYALAGKERRIKGSHRYRDWVIHAFASDMPYSEMILHQLAGDRTDPQNEAGNLDAMGFLTIGRRFLNPLDTMDDRIDVISRGLLGMTVSCARCHDHKFDPIPAADYYALFGILHSSRQNEDGPSPLMMTDVEKPHDSPILLRGQAGNRGEIAPRQYLTALRTVSDSPFTDGSGRLEFATKIAASDNPLTSRVIVNRLWGHLIGKPLVDSTSDLGIRTDRPRIAEVLEEFSADFSQHQSIKKTVRRIVLSRIYQQSADANRDGVEKDPDNQLLARANRRRRDFESLRDSLLQVSGSLDQTIGGEPVEITLPMPTNRRTVYALIDRQNLPGVFRTFDFASPDTHSPQRYFTTVPQQSLYLMNSPQVVELARRTAAKVRAVCETCDEATLASTLVEQVLARELRESEFTPFVAFLKQPVSEADPIEDPRRFWTHGTATLDPTEGVHHFKPFGIFQKGQWQTEAAFPADGPFGYASLSREGGHPGRQKDGAVVRRWTSPQSGVVTLRGTLGHRSDQGDGVLMEIWCDGKRLFGGVQKGSNRPYGPITVEVERGDAIDFAANCHQTDAFDSFAWRVQLKLTRDGDRGIATDSVRDFDGPIRTTELEPLDRLEQLAQVLLMSNEFAFVD
- a CDS encoding S8 family peptidase, translated to MTNRRNAPSLHDRNAFETDDSIQACEERYALSASLPGDLLLEVLPLHIDTADDTTEPLLPSIHPSENTQRPDLLEQAADLRALAADTATTPLDGHGQTVAVIDSGVAWDHVALGGGFGPGYRVVGGWDFAENDSNPYDDGPAGFHGSHVAGLLAGESEGFSGVAPGADLVALRVFDDAGRGELAWIESSLKWVHEHRNSFDSPITTVNLSVGAALNADNLAEARSLLADELQLLREDNILVFAAAGNFFGHSVHDTSLMFPASSESVVAVGSVDDTGLLSSFSQRASGLLATSGESIRSAVPEHVYGWDGHIDDFATLDGTSMATPQIAAASMLVRQSMIDQGLEPSADDILARLHDGAATKTDPQTGVSYSVIDLQASIHPLNHDTAAPESVDTNLADFDGKHFLGSNENDSYVLDLRNGIELRNAGQLYRFDSPLSAETPFSIDVGAGADSLQILGSNQAERLILFPGSTTDGISRLSTNTFEIELRGVESVVFDGGGGPDRATLYDSIGNDILRSQPNSARLSGVGFEFQVNQVDRIYVHANAGGEDHAFLSDSEGDDTLSVKPQFSSLRSKDTFQAAYGFERLYAYSTAGGHDSASLYDSVGDDTMNISSSRSMINGPGYQASARGFQSIEAFAINGGEDIANLYTDDSASQWDRQSDRLQWTSEDGSERIARGFERMQAFEQYQPIELSTPSTGLIPLGGLIDDDPEQRLRRERLASQSVFDWLGES